The Streptomyces sp. NBC_00344 genome includes a window with the following:
- a CDS encoding GAF domain-containing sensor histidine kinase: MSHRPRSGLSAVSAALLAMSRHLEVRDVLKTIVASARELLDAEYAALGVPDDHGGFAQFVVDGVSDAQWKAIGPLPRQHGILAAMLHDEKPQRLDDVREDPRFGGWPSAHPDMSDFLGLPVRDGDETIAALFLANKRCPKPGGGCGFTEEDEELLSILAQHAAIALTNARLHERSRELTIAEERSRLAHELHDAVSQKLFSLRLTAQAAATLVDRDPARAKDELHQVAALAAEAADELRAAVVELRPAALDEDGLVNTLRTHVQVLDRAHEPRVTFESRQVRALPAAQEEALLRVAQEALHNALRHAGASHVQVTLRRHGQGAVLRITDDGCGFEPRTVRRAGRHLGLVSMRDRASGAGGTLSVESAPGEGTTIEMEVPGG, translated from the coding sequence ATGTCCCATCGCCCACGATCAGGTCTGTCCGCGGTGAGCGCCGCGCTGCTCGCCATGAGCAGGCATCTGGAGGTCCGCGACGTCCTCAAGACGATCGTCGCCTCGGCCCGCGAGCTGCTGGACGCCGAATACGCGGCGCTGGGCGTGCCCGACGACCACGGCGGCTTCGCCCAGTTCGTCGTCGACGGCGTCAGCGACGCCCAGTGGAAGGCCATCGGCCCGCTCCCGCGCCAGCACGGCATCCTCGCTGCGATGCTGCACGACGAGAAGCCCCAGCGTCTCGACGACGTACGCGAGGACCCGCGCTTCGGCGGCTGGCCGTCCGCACACCCGGACATGTCAGATTTTCTGGGGCTGCCCGTCCGCGACGGGGACGAGACGATCGCCGCGCTCTTCCTGGCCAACAAGAGGTGCCCCAAACCCGGCGGCGGCTGCGGCTTCACCGAGGAGGACGAGGAACTGCTCTCGATCCTCGCCCAGCACGCGGCGATCGCCCTCACCAACGCCCGGCTCCACGAGCGCAGCCGGGAACTCACCATCGCGGAGGAGCGCTCGCGGCTGGCCCATGAACTCCACGACGCCGTCAGCCAGAAGCTCTTCTCGCTGCGCCTGACCGCACAGGCGGCGGCCACCCTGGTGGACCGCGACCCGGCCCGGGCCAAGGACGAACTGCACCAGGTGGCGGCCCTCGCGGCCGAGGCCGCCGACGAACTGCGGGCCGCCGTGGTCGAGCTCCGGCCCGCGGCTCTGGACGAGGACGGTCTGGTCAACACCCTGCGCACCCATGTCCAGGTGCTCGACCGCGCGCACGAGCCCCGGGTCACTTTCGAGAGCCGGCAGGTGCGCGCGCTTCCCGCGGCCCAGGAGGAAGCCCTGCTGCGGGTGGCCCAGGAGGCGCTGCACAACGCGCTGCGCCATGCCGGGGCGTCCCATGTCCAGGTGACACTCCGGCGCCACGGACAGGGCGCGGTGCTGCGGATCACCGATGACGGCTGCGGTTTCGAGCCCAGGACCGTACGGCGGGCCGGCCGCCACCTCGGGCTGGTCTCGATGCGTGACCGGGCGAGCGGCGCCGGCGGCACGCTCTCGGTGGAATCGGCGCCCGGCGAGGGCACCACGATCGAAATGGAGGTGCCCGGTGGCTGA
- a CDS encoding NfeD family protein, with protein sequence MDIEAWVWWLIGAAGLGIPLVLTAMPEFGMFAVGALAAAGVAGLGGGVVSQVLVFVVVSVALIAVVRPIANRHLSQQPAHATGIEALKGRQAVVLERVDGSGGRIKLAGEVWSARALDGDTSYEPGQQVDVVEIDGATAVVL encoded by the coding sequence GTGGACATCGAGGCATGGGTGTGGTGGCTGATCGGCGCGGCCGGGCTGGGAATCCCGCTCGTGCTCACCGCCATGCCCGAGTTCGGGATGTTCGCCGTGGGCGCGCTGGCGGCAGCGGGTGTCGCGGGCCTGGGCGGCGGAGTGGTCAGCCAGGTCCTGGTCTTTGTCGTCGTGTCCGTCGCGCTGATCGCGGTGGTACGCCCGATCGCGAACCGTCACCTCTCCCAGCAGCCCGCTCATGCGACCGGAATCGAGGCACTGAAAGGCCGTCAGGCCGTCGTGCTGGAAAGGGTCGACGGCAGCGGCGGGCGGATCAAGCTCGCCGGTGAGGTCTGGTCGGCCCGGGCTCTCGACGGTGACACCAGTTACGAACCAGGTCAGCAGGTGGACGTCGTGGAGATCGACGGCGCAACTGCCGTTGTCTTGTGA
- a CDS encoding DNA-3-methyladenine glycosylase codes for MTASLDRMPLPRDFFERSVLEVAPDLLGRVLVRRTPDGPMELRLTEVEAYAGEVDPGSHAYRGRTARNEVMFGPPGHVYVYFTYGMWHCANLVCGPEGMASGVLLRAGEVRVGAELARKRRISARHDKELAKGPARLATGLDIDRRLNGADVCAPGDAPMSVFAGTPPHPDQVRSGPRTGVGGAGAHQPWRFWIDGDPTVSPYRAHTPRRRRT; via the coding sequence ATGACCGCGAGCCTCGACCGTATGCCGCTGCCGCGTGACTTCTTCGAGCGCTCCGTGCTCGAGGTCGCCCCCGACCTCCTTGGACGCGTCCTGGTCCGTCGCACACCGGACGGTCCCATGGAACTCCGCCTGACAGAAGTCGAGGCGTACGCCGGCGAGGTCGACCCGGGGTCGCACGCCTACCGCGGCAGAACGGCCCGGAACGAAGTGATGTTCGGGCCGCCCGGCCATGTGTACGTGTACTTCACCTACGGGATGTGGCACTGCGCCAACCTGGTCTGTGGCCCCGAGGGCATGGCAAGCGGTGTTCTGCTGCGCGCGGGGGAGGTACGGGTGGGCGCCGAACTTGCGCGCAAACGTCGGATCTCGGCCCGGCATGACAAGGAACTGGCCAAAGGGCCGGCCCGTCTCGCCACCGGCCTCGACATCGACCGGAGGCTCAACGGTGCGGATGTCTGCGCGCCGGGCGATGCCCCCATGTCGGTATTCGCGGGCACGCCGCCCCACCCCGACCAGGTGCGCAGTGGCCCTCGCACAGGAGTGGGCGGGGCCGGCGCGCATCAGCCGTGGCGCTTCTGGATCGATGGCGATCCCACCGTCAGTCCCTACAGGGCCCACACGCCACGCCGCAGGCGAACTTGA
- a CDS encoding YbhB/YbcL family Raf kinase inhibitor-like protein, translating into MTGLSKPPLPHDFHPPVPSFTVVSEDIAPGAVLKDAQVYAAGNTSPHLRWAGYPSGTKSFAVTCFDPDAPTGSGFWHWSLFDVPATVTELPPGAGSGKFDGLPAGAIQARNDYGAKEFGGAAPPAGENHRYVFTVYAVDTEKLGIDADTPPAAVGFNLRFHTLARAQLIGEYTAPAES; encoded by the coding sequence GTGACCGGGCTCAGCAAGCCGCCGCTTCCCCACGATTTTCATCCGCCGGTGCCCTCGTTCACCGTGGTGAGCGAGGACATCGCGCCGGGAGCGGTACTGAAGGACGCTCAGGTGTACGCCGCAGGCAACACCTCACCGCATTTGCGGTGGGCGGGCTATCCGTCGGGGACCAAGAGCTTCGCGGTGACGTGTTTCGACCCGGACGCGCCTACGGGCAGCGGGTTCTGGCACTGGTCACTGTTCGATGTCCCGGCGACGGTGACCGAGCTCCCGCCGGGCGCCGGCAGTGGAAAGTTCGACGGTCTGCCCGCAGGCGCGATCCAGGCGCGCAACGACTACGGGGCGAAGGAGTTCGGCGGCGCCGCGCCGCCGGCCGGTGAGAACCACCGGTATGTGTTCACCGTGTACGCGGTGGACACCGAGAAGCTCGGCATCGACGCGGACACACCGCCCGCTGCGGTCGGCTTCAATCTGCGGTTCCACACGCTGGCCCGTGCGCAGCTGATCGGTGAATACACCGCGCCCGCGGAAAGCTGA
- a CDS encoding SDR family NAD(P)-dependent oxidoreductase, whose product MPTAIITGGSKGLGRALAAGLAERGWNLVIDARTPGTLDATAEQLAKHGSQVVAVTGDVRDAGHRSALVEAARELGGLDLLVNNASALGAEPLVPLSELTLDGLREALEVNVVAALGLVQEALPLLRAAGAGAVISVSSDAAVGAYGTWGGYGASKAALDQLSAVLGAEERGLRVWAVDPGDMETDLYAAAVPDDQDPRPAPGSAVPGFLRLLDERPAGGRYMASGPQAGRR is encoded by the coding sequence ATGCCGACGGCAATCATCACCGGTGGATCCAAGGGGCTCGGCCGCGCGCTCGCCGCCGGACTCGCCGAGCGGGGGTGGAATCTGGTCATCGACGCCAGAACACCCGGAACGCTCGACGCCACCGCTGAGCAACTGGCGAAGCACGGCTCGCAGGTGGTCGCGGTGACCGGAGACGTCAGGGACGCCGGCCACCGGAGCGCCCTGGTCGAGGCGGCGCGTGAGCTCGGTGGGCTCGATCTGCTGGTGAACAACGCGAGCGCGCTGGGCGCGGAGCCGCTCGTCCCGCTGTCCGAGCTGACGCTCGACGGGCTCCGCGAGGCCCTGGAGGTCAATGTGGTGGCCGCGCTCGGACTCGTGCAGGAGGCGCTGCCGCTGCTGCGGGCCGCCGGGGCAGGGGCGGTGATCTCGGTGAGCTCGGACGCCGCAGTCGGGGCGTACGGGACATGGGGTGGATACGGGGCGTCCAAAGCGGCGCTGGACCAGCTCTCCGCCGTGCTCGGCGCCGAGGAGCGGGGGCTGCGGGTGTGGGCGGTGGACCCGGGTGACATGGAGACCGATCTGTACGCGGCCGCCGTGCCGGACGACCAGGACCCCCGGCCCGCCCCCGGCAGCGCTGTCCCCGGCTTCCTCCGGCTGCTGGACGAACGGCCGGCCGGCGGCCGGTACATGGCGTCCGGTCCGCAGGCGGGCCGGCGATGA
- a CDS encoding HNH endonuclease, with protein sequence MRDTLVLNASFEPLSTVTLNRAVVLVLQDKAVVEQAHPGLRVRAAAVELPVPRVIRLCRYVRVPFRRQAPWSRRGVLIRDQHRCAYCGRRATTVDHVVPRAQGGQDTWLNTVASCADDNHRKAARTPEQAGMPLLRRPFVPTPADAMLLTLGIGDRQALPDWLPQTA encoded by the coding sequence ATGCGGGACACGCTGGTTCTGAACGCGAGCTTCGAGCCGCTGTCGACGGTGACGCTCAACCGCGCGGTGGTACTTGTGCTGCAGGACAAGGCCGTCGTCGAGCAGGCCCACCCTGGCCTGCGGGTTCGCGCGGCGGCTGTCGAGCTTCCGGTGCCCAGGGTGATCAGGCTCTGCCGATACGTCCGGGTGCCCTTCCGAAGACAGGCGCCGTGGTCGAGACGGGGGGTGCTGATACGGGACCAGCACCGGTGCGCGTACTGCGGTCGGCGGGCCACCACCGTCGACCACGTGGTGCCGCGCGCCCAGGGTGGCCAGGACACCTGGCTGAATACGGTGGCGTCCTGTGCCGACGACAATCACCGCAAGGCGGCCCGCACACCGGAGCAGGCCGGAATGCCGTTGCTGCGCAGGCCGTTCGTACCGACGCCTGCCGACGCCATGCTGCTGACGCTGGGCATCGGTGACCGGCAGGCCCTGCCGGACTGGCTTCCGCAGACCGCGTAG
- a CDS encoding transglycosylase SLT domain-containing protein: MSEPRHGYRRLTRTHKYSIGGVAAVGAAALAFTLVPGNASADSAPKSIDAAPVAFASQTQTVRASLDQQQTHADHAAKAAAAKARADAAKAKAEAKAKAKAAAERKAAAAAKAKAEAKAKAKRAAQAAASRSAARTPVYANNLDGWINHALAIMKAHNIPGTYEGLHRNIIRESGGDPNAINNWDINAQNGTPSIGLLQVIQPTFDTYHVAGTANSLYDPVANLTAAANYAAAVYGSIDNVNSAY; encoded by the coding sequence ATGTCCGAGCCCCGCCACGGTTATCGCCGCCTGACCAGGACCCACAAGTACTCGATCGGTGGCGTGGCCGCCGTCGGCGCCGCCGCCCTCGCCTTCACGCTTGTTCCCGGAAACGCGTCCGCGGACTCGGCCCCCAAGTCGATCGACGCCGCTCCGGTGGCCTTCGCATCGCAGACCCAGACCGTGCGGGCCAGCCTGGACCAGCAGCAGACACACGCGGACCACGCTGCGAAGGCCGCGGCCGCCAAGGCCAGGGCCGATGCGGCCAAGGCGAAGGCCGAAGCCAAGGCCAAGGCCAAGGCCGCCGCCGAGCGCAAGGCAGCGGCAGCAGCCAAGGCGAAGGCCGAAGCCAAGGCCAAGGCAAAGCGCGCCGCACAGGCCGCCGCCAGCCGCTCGGCCGCCCGCACCCCGGTCTACGCGAACAACCTGGACGGCTGGATCAACCACGCGCTGGCCATCATGAAGGCGCACAACATCCCCGGCACGTACGAGGGCCTGCACCGCAACATCATCCGCGAGTCGGGCGGTGACCCCAACGCCATCAACAACTGGGACATCAACGCCCAGAACGGCACGCCGTCGATCGGTCTGCTCCAGGTCATCCAGCCGACGTTCGACACGTACCACGTCGCCGGAACGGCCAACAGCCTCTACGACCCGGTCGCGAACCTCACCGCAGCCGCGAACTACGCCGCCGCTGTCTACGGCTCGATCGACAACGTCAACAGCGCCTACTGA
- a CDS encoding ABC transporter ATP-binding protein gives MSDVLELLDVSVVRDGRALVDDVSWAVKEGERWVILGPNGAGKTTLLNIASSYLFPTTGSASILGEQLGRPGTDVFELRPRIGMAGAAMAEKMPKRQTVLQVVLTAAYGMTATWNEDYEEVDEQRARAFLDRLGMTEYLDRKFGTLSEGERKRTLIARAMMTDPELLLLDEPAAGLDLGGREDLVRRLGRLAQDPYAPSMIMVTHHVEEIAPGFTHVLMIRQGKVLAAGPMETELTSRNLSLCFGLPLIVEQRGGRWTAQGLPLG, from the coding sequence ATGAGCGATGTACTGGAGCTGCTGGACGTATCCGTGGTCCGCGACGGACGTGCTCTGGTGGACGACGTCTCCTGGGCGGTGAAGGAGGGGGAGCGCTGGGTCATCCTCGGTCCCAACGGCGCAGGCAAGACCACCCTCCTCAACATCGCGTCCAGCTACCTCTTCCCGACCACCGGTTCCGCTTCGATCCTCGGTGAGCAGCTCGGCAGGCCCGGCACCGACGTCTTCGAGCTCCGCCCCCGTATCGGCATGGCGGGCGCCGCGATGGCCGAAAAGATGCCCAAGCGGCAGACCGTGCTCCAGGTCGTGCTCACCGCCGCCTACGGCATGACGGCCACCTGGAACGAGGACTACGAGGAGGTCGACGAGCAGCGCGCCCGGGCGTTCCTCGACCGCCTCGGCATGACCGAGTACCTGGACCGGAAGTTCGGCACCCTGTCCGAGGGCGAGCGCAAGCGCACCCTGATCGCCCGCGCGATGATGACCGACCCCGAGCTGCTGCTGCTCGACGAGCCGGCCGCCGGTCTCGACCTCGGCGGCCGCGAGGACCTGGTCCGCCGTCTCGGCCGGCTCGCTCAGGACCCGTACGCCCCCTCCATGATCATGGTGACCCACCACGTCGAGGAGATCGCCCCCGGATTCACGCACGTCCTGATGATCCGCCAGGGCAAGGTGCTCGCCGCGGGGCCGATGGAGACCGAACTGACGTCCCGTAACCTCTCGCTCTGCTTCGGCCTGCCGCTCATCGTCGAGCAGCGGGGCGGCCGTTGGACCGCGCAGGGCCTGCCGCTCGGCTGA
- a CDS encoding S-adenosylmethionine:tRNA ribosyltransferase-isomerase encodes MRARDVLRVPEGLLASVPAEERGSGRDDVRLMVSRGCEVSHHAFRELPDQLRAGDVLVVNTSRTLPSAVDGVLDGADVVVHFSALGDDGRWAVELRDPVPGGSTRRRPGGPAGAVVRLSGGARLDWEEPLQSGEDRLWWARPSVGDVPGLLHRHGRPIRYAYTRRDQPLAAHQTVFALPSPDGAGSAEMPSAARPFTAALVAGLVSRGVQFAPLVLHTGVASTEADETPYPERFEVPASTALLVNAARAGGGRIVAVGTTAVRALETATGSDRVVRAASGWTDLLITPERGVRAVDGLLTGLHEPEASHLLMLEAIAGPEALARSYEEALRRLYLWHEFGDVHLILPDEGAHIMNC; translated from the coding sequence ATGAGGGCGCGGGACGTGCTGCGGGTGCCCGAGGGGCTGCTGGCCTCGGTGCCCGCGGAGGAGCGCGGCAGCGGCCGGGACGACGTACGGCTGATGGTGTCCCGGGGATGCGAGGTGTCCCACCACGCCTTCCGGGAGCTGCCGGACCAGTTGCGGGCCGGGGACGTGCTGGTGGTGAACACCTCGCGGACACTTCCCTCGGCGGTCGACGGGGTGCTGGACGGGGCGGATGTCGTGGTGCACTTCTCCGCTCTCGGCGACGACGGGCGATGGGCGGTGGAGCTGCGCGATCCGGTGCCCGGGGGGAGCACCCGCCGGCGTCCGGGTGGCCCGGCCGGGGCGGTGGTGCGGCTCTCGGGGGGCGCGCGGCTCGACTGGGAGGAGCCTCTTCAGTCCGGTGAGGACCGGTTGTGGTGGGCCCGGCCGTCGGTCGGTGACGTACCGGGGCTGCTGCACCGGCACGGCCGGCCCATCCGGTACGCGTACACCCGGCGCGACCAGCCGCTCGCCGCCCATCAGACGGTGTTCGCGCTGCCCTCGCCGGACGGCGCCGGGTCGGCGGAGATGCCGAGCGCCGCGCGGCCCTTCACCGCGGCGCTGGTCGCCGGACTGGTAAGCCGGGGAGTGCAGTTCGCGCCCCTTGTGCTGCATACCGGGGTGGCGTCGACGGAAGCGGACGAGACTCCCTATCCGGAGCGCTTCGAGGTCCCTGCCTCCACCGCCCTGCTGGTCAACGCGGCAAGGGCGGGCGGCGGGCGCATCGTCGCCGTGGGTACCACCGCGGTACGTGCCCTGGAGACCGCGACGGGGTCCGACCGCGTGGTGCGGGCCGCGTCGGGATGGACGGATCTGCTGATCACCCCGGAGCGCGGGGTACGGGCGGTGGACGGGCTGCTGACGGGGCTGCACGAACCCGAGGCCTCGCATCTGCTGATGCTGGAGGCGATCGCCGGACCGGAGGCACTCGCCCGCAGTTACGAGGAGGCGTTGCGCCGTCTCTATCTCTGGCACGAGTTCGGCGACGTCCACCTCATACTTCCGGATGAGGGCGCTCACATTATGAATTGCTGA
- a CDS encoding response regulator transcription factor: protein MADTAHRPKTAIRVLLVDDHQVVRRGLRTFLEIQDDIEVVGEASDGREGVARAEELRPDVVLMDIKMPGMDGIEALRKLAELANPAKVLVVTSFTEQRTVVPALRAGASGYVYKDVDPEALAGAIRSVHAGHVLLQPEVAGMLLSQEPVGGQGRGTTLTEREREVLGLIADGRSNREIARSLVLSEKTVKTHVSNILMKLDLSDRTQAALWAVRHDAAG, encoded by the coding sequence GTGGCTGACACCGCACACCGGCCGAAGACGGCCATCCGCGTCCTGCTGGTCGACGACCACCAGGTGGTCCGCCGCGGTCTGCGCACCTTTCTGGAGATCCAGGACGACATCGAAGTGGTGGGGGAGGCGTCGGACGGCCGGGAAGGGGTGGCCCGCGCCGAGGAACTGCGCCCGGACGTCGTACTGATGGACATCAAGATGCCCGGCATGGACGGCATCGAGGCGCTGCGCAAGCTCGCGGAACTGGCCAACCCCGCCAAGGTCCTGGTGGTCACCAGCTTCACCGAACAGCGCACCGTGGTTCCCGCGCTGCGCGCAGGCGCCTCCGGTTACGTCTACAAGGATGTCGACCCCGAAGCCCTGGCCGGTGCGATCCGCTCGGTACACGCCGGGCACGTCCTCCTCCAGCCCGAGGTGGCCGGGATGCTGCTGTCCCAGGAGCCGGTGGGCGGCCAGGGCAGGGGGACCACACTGACCGAACGGGAGCGCGAGGTCCTCGGTCTCATCGCCGACGGACGCTCCAACCGGGAGATCGCCCGTTCTCTGGTCCTCTCCGAGAAGACCGTCAAGACACACGTGTCGAACATCCTGATGAAACTGGACCTCTCCGACCGCACCCAGGCGGCGCTCTGGGCCGTACGCCACGACGCGGCGGGCTGA
- a CDS encoding sporulation protein — MGFKRLLASMGAGGASVETELTEVNVVPGGVVQGEVRVQGGSVDQLIEGLSVGLQGRVEVEGGEQEVKQDIEFTKLRLGGALEVKAGAVHVVPFGLEIPWETPISSVAGQALRGMHIGVTTELEIARALDSGDLDPVNVHPLPAQQAILDAFIQLGFRFKSADLERGHIRNTRQRLPFYQEIEFYPPQQYRGLNQVELTFIADDREMDVILEMDKKPGLFSEGSDSYRAFQVGLHDFQGTDWAGYINQWLADVGGRRNWF, encoded by the coding sequence ATGGGGTTCAAGAGGCTGCTCGCGAGCATGGGGGCCGGCGGTGCTTCCGTCGAGACCGAGCTGACCGAGGTGAACGTCGTGCCGGGCGGTGTCGTCCAGGGTGAGGTGCGTGTCCAGGGCGGTTCCGTGGACCAGCTGATCGAAGGGCTCTCGGTCGGCCTTCAGGGCCGCGTCGAGGTCGAGGGAGGCGAGCAGGAGGTCAAGCAGGACATCGAGTTCACCAAGCTGCGTCTCGGCGGGGCTCTGGAGGTCAAGGCCGGTGCGGTGCATGTGGTGCCGTTCGGCCTCGAGATTCCCTGGGAGACGCCGATTTCGAGCGTCGCGGGCCAGGCGCTGCGCGGCATGCACATCGGGGTGACCACGGAGCTGGAGATCGCGCGGGCGCTGGACTCCGGCGACCTGGACCCGGTCAACGTGCATCCGCTGCCGGCCCAGCAGGCGATCCTCGATGCCTTCATCCAGCTCGGCTTCCGCTTCAAGAGCGCCGACCTGGAGCGAGGGCACATCCGCAACACGCGTCAGCGGCTCCCCTTCTACCAGGAGATCGAGTTCTACCCGCCGCAGCAGTACCGCGGACTGAACCAGGTGGAGCTGACCTTCATCGCGGACGATCGCGAGATGGACGTGATCCTGGAGATGGACAAGAAGCCGGGCCTCTTCAGCGAGGGCAGTGACTCGTACCGGGCGTTCCAGGTGGGTCTGCACGACTTCCAGGGCACCGACTGGGCCGGATACATCAACCAGTGGCTCGCCGACGTCGGCGGCAGGCGCAACTGGTTCTGA
- a CDS encoding chaplin: MKNLKKAAAITLVAGGMLAAGAGAASATTSHGGAHAHGQAVGSPGVVSGNLVQAPVHVPVNVVGNTVSVIGALNPAIGNTGING, encoded by the coding sequence ATGAAGAACCTCAAGAAGGCCGCCGCCATCACCCTCGTCGCGGGCGGCATGCTCGCCGCCGGAGCGGGCGCGGCGTCCGCCACCACCTCGCACGGCGGCGCCCACGCCCACGGCCAGGCAGTCGGCTCTCCGGGCGTGGTCTCCGGAAACCTGGTCCAGGCCCCGGTCCACGTCCCGGTGAACGTGGTGGGCAACACCGTCTCCGTGATCGGTGCGCTCAACCCCGCGATCGGCAACACCGGCATCAACGGCTGA
- a CDS encoding SPFH domain-containing protein — MPSVIIVLIILVVLVFIALIKTIQVIPQASAAIVERFGRYTRTLNAGLNIVVPFIDSIRNRIDLREQVVPFPPQPVITQDNLVVNIDTVIYYQVTDARAATYEVASYIQAIEQLTVTTLRNIIGGMDLERTLTSREEINAALRGVLDEATGKWGIRVNRVELKAIEPPTSIQDSMEKQMRADRDKRAAILQAEGVRQSEILRAEGEKQSAILRAEGEAKASALRAEGEAQAIRTVFESIHAGDADQKLLAYQYLQMLPKIAEGDANKLWIVPSEIGDALKGLSGAFGNLGGDSVGFNTGNGKEQQQTSPRHTPPRQAPPVD, encoded by the coding sequence ATGCCATCCGTCATCATCGTCCTGATCATTCTGGTGGTGCTTGTCTTCATCGCCCTGATCAAGACGATCCAGGTGATCCCGCAGGCCAGCGCTGCCATCGTCGAGCGATTCGGCCGCTACACACGCACGCTCAACGCCGGTCTCAACATCGTCGTCCCGTTCATCGACTCGATCCGCAACCGGATCGACCTCCGCGAGCAGGTCGTCCCCTTCCCGCCCCAGCCGGTGATCACCCAGGACAACCTGGTCGTCAATATCGACACGGTCATCTACTACCAGGTGACCGACGCGCGAGCCGCGACCTACGAAGTGGCCAGCTACATCCAGGCGATCGAGCAGCTGACCGTCACCACCCTGCGCAACATCATCGGCGGCATGGACCTCGAGCGGACCCTGACCTCCCGTGAGGAGATCAACGCGGCGCTGCGCGGAGTCCTCGACGAGGCGACCGGCAAGTGGGGCATCCGGGTCAACCGCGTCGAGCTCAAGGCGATCGAACCGCCGACCTCCATCCAGGACTCGATGGAGAAGCAGATGCGCGCCGACCGGGACAAGCGTGCCGCGATTCTGCAGGCCGAAGGTGTGCGGCAGTCCGAAATCCTGCGCGCCGAAGGCGAGAAGCAGTCCGCGATCCTGAGGGCCGAAGGTGAGGCCAAGGCATCGGCCCTGCGCGCGGAGGGCGAGGCCCAGGCGATCCGTACGGTCTTCGAGTCCATCCACGCGGGCGACGCCGACCAGAAGCTGCTCGCCTACCAGTACCTCCAGATGCTTCCGAAGATCGCCGAGGGCGACGCCAACAAGCTCTGGATCGTGCCCAGTGAGATCGGCGACGCGCTCAAGGGACTCAGTGGCGCCTTCGGCAATCTCGGTGGCGACAGCGTCGGCTTCAACACCGGCAACGGCAAGGAACAGCAGCAGACTTCTCCGCGGCATACTCCTCCGCGGCAGGCTCCTCCGGTCGACTGA